One region of Pygocentrus nattereri isolate fPygNat1 chromosome 14, fPygNat1.pri, whole genome shotgun sequence genomic DNA includes:
- the pvalb6 gene encoding parvalbumin 6: MAMSSILNADDIKKALDAFKAADSFDHKKFFEIVGLKAKSADDVKKAFHVLDADNSGFIEEEELKFVLKGFATDGRDLTDKETKAFLQAADKDGDGKIGVDEFAALVHE, from the exons ATGGCAATGAGCAGCATTCTGAACGCTGATGACATTAAGAAAGCTCTGGATGCATTCAAAG CCGCTGACTCATTTGACCACAAGAAGTTTTTTGAGATAGTGGGGCTGAAGGCAAAATCAGCTGATGACGTGAAGAAGGCGTTCCATGTCCTGGATGCTGACAACAGCGGCTTCATAGAGGAGGAGGAACTTAA GTTCGTGCTGAAGGGTTTCGCGACTGATGGAAGAGACCTGACTGATAAGGAAACCAAAGCCTTCCTACAGGCAGCTGATAAAGATGGAGATGGCAAGATTGGAGTGGACG agTTTGCTGCTCTGGTCCATGAGTGA